In a single window of the Planctomycetia bacterium genome:
- a CDS encoding M48 family metalloprotease — protein sequence MEPRISDEQLRARAGILDASDGALTATPIERSTFSGYTPRRLFAELIESAEPWLISLINVRDAVGRLPAVPAVVWFTGIALIISCRILRILRVRGILARGKRAPAEVRAMVSRVADEIGLRQPPVTLVVPDRVSPMVWCGLTPRLILPRELWGQLDDIGRRAVLLHELAHVRRRDHWITWIETIVGSLYWWHPVVWWVRGRLREEAENCCDAWVTWLFPRGRRAFAEALLVTRQYVAEGGASAPVNGIGVISGRAGQFARRLTMVMTQRSSPSLSFSGIALIFSLASAGWLATPASSCPPSSEGSAPKAVTCASVETTAPCVSVAGVPSALPAPQPSGTRAVVVVGTPAPPVAAFAPLPGVATVEASAPAIPAIVTYSPPAAPSLSGKLMLAGPTAPPARRGGNVDDRLDRLERQLERLADQLERMGGGHNRARTQERQAAPRQPLSTVAPTESGEEKARRYQLSGEKLEKLMALMVRDDVPIKVRASGDGIEVIASHEQQMIFEAFVNMIQQPDDTVYYQLSPGKLSALTELMVLNDVPVMVHPGEEKIGVNGGGAIQTIFGAFVRMIDPDASVAELTKRRINKDVQWKRQLEKELHEAHKAHEAATGAQNREFTKRLTTEARAEVERALAEARRVQGQVSAETRMALKEAAKALKHSKGELKRKLRTELQIKSGGALDRARELEHQADELERKADQLRDQADSIRDRAESTQNDGEAARFLAMADELDAQASEIETQSEVLLAQADEIEEIAESIDQTIEQGDAHKEADAEDADIDEDVDADDDANDDADDDGNEE from the coding sequence TTGGAGCCTCGCATTTCCGACGAACAGCTTCGCGCCCGGGCCGGCATACTCGATGCCTCTGACGGTGCGCTGACCGCGACTCCCATCGAGCGCTCGACGTTTTCGGGCTACACCCCGCGCCGTCTATTCGCGGAATTGATCGAAAGCGCCGAGCCGTGGCTGATTTCCCTTATTAATGTTCGCGACGCGGTCGGTCGTCTGCCCGCCGTCCCGGCGGTGGTCTGGTTCACCGGCATCGCGTTGATCATCTCGTGTCGCATTCTTCGAATTCTACGCGTACGAGGCATCCTCGCTCGCGGTAAGCGCGCCCCTGCGGAAGTACGGGCCATGGTGTCCCGCGTTGCCGACGAGATCGGCCTTCGTCAGCCGCCGGTTACGCTCGTCGTTCCCGATCGCGTGTCACCGATGGTCTGGTGCGGTCTGACGCCGCGCCTGATTCTCCCGAGGGAGCTCTGGGGTCAACTCGACGACATCGGGCGACGGGCCGTCCTCCTGCATGAATTGGCTCACGTGCGCCGACGAGATCACTGGATTACCTGGATCGAGACAATCGTCGGGAGCCTCTATTGGTGGCATCCCGTCGTGTGGTGGGTTCGTGGGCGTCTTCGCGAGGAAGCGGAGAACTGCTGTGATGCCTGGGTGACTTGGTTATTCCCGCGCGGACGCAGGGCGTTCGCCGAGGCACTCCTGGTAACGCGGCAATACGTTGCGGAAGGTGGAGCTTCCGCACCGGTGAACGGTATTGGTGTCATTAGTGGGCGAGCCGGACAATTTGCAAGGAGACTGACCATGGTCATGACGCAGCGATCCTCCCCCAGCCTTTCATTTTCGGGCATCGCGCTCATTTTCTCTCTGGCATCGGCCGGCTGGCTGGCGACGCCCGCGTCGTCGTGTCCACCCTCATCCGAAGGCAGCGCCCCAAAGGCGGTGACATGCGCATCGGTTGAGACGACGGCCCCATGTGTATCTGTCGCTGGCGTCCCATCGGCCTTGCCGGCGCCGCAGCCCAGCGGCACTCGCGCCGTGGTGGTCGTCGGCACTCCGGCGCCGCCGGTCGCAGCGTTCGCACCGCTGCCCGGAGTCGCAACTGTTGAAGCTTCGGCACCTGCAATTCCGGCGATTGTGACCTATTCGCCGCCGGCAGCGCCGTCACTGTCCGGCAAGTTGATGCTGGCCGGACCGACCGCACCTCCGGCGAGGCGTGGAGGCAATGTCGACGATCGCCTTGACCGGCTCGAACGCCAATTGGAACGACTCGCCGATCAACTCGAGCGAATGGGTGGCGGGCACAACCGCGCACGGACGCAGGAGCGACAGGCTGCGCCGCGTCAGCCCCTTTCGACCGTCGCGCCGACCGAGTCCGGCGAAGAGAAAGCTCGGCGTTACCAGCTCTCCGGCGAAAAACTCGAAAAGCTCATGGCCCTGATGGTCCGCGATGACGTTCCGATCAAGGTCCGCGCTTCCGGCGACGGAATCGAGGTCATTGCTTCCCACGAACAGCAGATGATCTTCGAAGCCTTCGTCAACATGATCCAGCAGCCCGACGACACGGTCTATTACCAGCTCTCTCCCGGAAAGCTGTCGGCCCTGACAGAGCTCATGGTCCTCAATGACGTGCCGGTCATGGTCCACCCGGGCGAGGAGAAGATCGGCGTCAACGGCGGCGGGGCGATTCAGACGATCTTCGGCGCCTTTGTCCGAATGATTGATCCGGATGCGTCCGTCGCGGAGCTCACGAAGCGCCGCATCAACAAAGACGTGCAATGGAAGCGGCAACTCGAAAAGGAATTGCACGAAGCGCACAAGGCCCACGAGGCCGCAACAGGCGCACAGAATCGTGAATTTACCAAGCGCCTCACTACAGAAGCCCGTGCGGAAGTCGAACGCGCCCTCGCCGAGGCCAGGCGAGTCCAAGGTCAGGTCTCCGCCGAAACAAGGATGGCACTGAAAGAGGCCGCCAAGGCACTTAAGCACTCCAAGGGCGAATTGAAGCGAAAACTCCGAACCGAGCTTCAGATCAAGTCCGGTGGCGCCCTGGATCGGGCTCGCGAGCTTGAACATCAGGCCGACGAGCTTGAGCGAAAGGCCGACCAGCTCCGCGACCAGGCGGACAGCATTCGCGATCGTGCCGAATCGACTCAGAACGATGGCGAAGCGGCGAGGTTCCTGGCCATGGCCGACGAATTGGACGCTCAGGCATCGGAAATCGAGACACAGAGTGAGGTGCTTCTGGCGCAGGCGGATGAGATCGAAGAGATCGCCGAGTCGATCGACCAGACGATCGAACAAGGCGATGCCCACAAGGAGGCGGATGCCGAGGACGCGGACATTGACGAAGATGTGGACGCAGACGACGACGCAAATGACGACGCGGACGACGACGGCAACGAAGAGTAG
- a CDS encoding tetratricopeptide repeat protein yields MIARIHRLPLRLGVALFLLAMAPAAAEEGASDAAALRNYHGGNGFLQRGMFDLAADEYRAFLKAHSEHPKAPMARYGLAVCEFRRGNAEAALEQLQQLPDADDFAFDAEARLMRGQCLLLVKRPGEAAEVLQGVLKHHADHKLAPDAAALLVESLFRAKDFDEAIRAAKSAAENWPDHPTHERVQFFEAMAFSAIGKHDDAAQSCEAVLREFPAGALAESARLLSAQSLHRCGRLADARRRFEEIVARGKSKQQGDALMGLAAVLLASGEFDDAGARLDEFIKTFPNHPSLPTASLQRARVWFERGEHDRSAALLKEAAKADRTLADEAEYWLAKCESRKGEFASAAKRLRAAAKKYPKSRLHAELLYDYGVALYRAAEYADAAKVLSRFVKEQPDHALAAEALHLSALALHQQTEYAASAELCEDFIKRYPKHRQVPEVDFLAAENLFLSGEFADAIKRYRTFLEAYPKSPDADRASYRMGLAYHRLGQFDEAVPLLEKSLESKDAASFASAMPALGDAFFELGRWQQADGILTDYVKDHAKADGEDSAMLKCALARQRMEKFDAALDMLSRLTSEHPESPHTLQAIFETGQCLAALGRSDDAEKRFTQVLDLDENSRFASHALRHLGQIAQARGDHDKAAEYLAKADEGLPKDLADDARYSRAQSLMAAKKYADAEKLLRGLAKKAKDPSRRLAVNASLSIAVSRQDRSDEALRLIADLDVSELPPAMRDAIRYERAWCLKQLGRTDDAMTAYRDLIDGDSANPANPHALLELAVMEDAAGHRKKAAELYRRAQDAATHAGDAAASDVAEQAAYRLGVCEFEQGNFAEAASQLDKFTKEHSGSTMALSAHALCGESLFKLNRHAAAVEHFQVVIDKGSADSGFAGALLRIAECQSALQRWAIGEKHFADYLKQFPEAENAYQAAFGLAWCQENQGRLDEAVKGYRRVIEIHQGPTAARAQFQIGECLFAGKKYEDAARELMKVDILYAYPEWSAAALYEAGRCFAKLSRHVEARRQFEQVSKKYANTRWAALAAEQLREAVAGVPGH; encoded by the coding sequence ATGATCGCGCGTATTCATCGACTCCCGCTGCGTCTTGGCGTGGCTCTGTTCCTGCTCGCAATGGCGCCGGCCGCAGCCGAAGAGGGGGCGAGCGACGCGGCGGCATTGCGCAACTATCACGGCGGCAACGGTTTCCTTCAACGCGGCATGTTCGACTTGGCCGCCGACGAATACCGCGCCTTCCTAAAAGCACACAGTGAGCATCCCAAGGCGCCCATGGCGCGATACGGCCTGGCGGTTTGCGAGTTTCGCCGCGGCAATGCCGAAGCCGCGCTCGAACAGCTTCAGCAACTGCCGGACGCCGATGATTTTGCCTTCGACGCGGAGGCTCGACTCATGCGCGGCCAGTGCCTGCTGCTCGTGAAGCGGCCCGGAGAGGCTGCTGAGGTCCTGCAGGGTGTGCTTAAGCATCATGCAGACCACAAGCTGGCCCCGGATGCGGCGGCCCTGCTCGTCGAGAGCCTGTTTCGCGCAAAAGATTTCGACGAAGCAATCCGCGCCGCCAAGTCCGCGGCCGAAAACTGGCCCGATCATCCCACACACGAGCGCGTCCAGTTCTTCGAGGCCATGGCCTTCAGCGCAATCGGCAAACACGACGATGCGGCCCAAAGTTGCGAGGCCGTCCTGCGTGAGTTTCCAGCCGGCGCACTGGCGGAAAGCGCCCGCCTCCTATCAGCGCAATCCCTTCATCGCTGCGGAAGGCTCGCCGATGCCCGCCGCCGCTTTGAGGAAATCGTGGCCCGTGGAAAGTCAAAGCAGCAAGGTGACGCGCTCATGGGCCTTGCCGCCGTCCTCCTGGCGTCAGGAGAGTTCGACGACGCCGGGGCTCGATTGGATGAATTCATCAAGACCTTCCCGAATCACCCCAGCCTGCCAACGGCCTCGCTGCAAAGGGCCCGCGTCTGGTTCGAGCGCGGTGAACACGATCGGTCCGCTGCCCTTCTGAAAGAAGCGGCGAAGGCTGACCGGACACTCGCCGATGAGGCGGAATACTGGCTGGCGAAGTGCGAATCCCGTAAGGGCGAATTCGCATCGGCTGCGAAGAGACTGAGGGCGGCAGCCAAAAAGTACCCCAAGAGCCGGCTTCACGCCGAGCTCTTATACGATTACGGCGTTGCCCTATACCGCGCGGCGGAATACGCAGATGCGGCGAAGGTCCTTTCGCGGTTTGTAAAGGAGCAGCCGGATCACGCCCTCGCGGCGGAAGCGCTTCACCTGTCCGCATTGGCCCTGCATCAGCAGACAGAGTACGCCGCCAGCGCCGAGCTGTGCGAGGATTTCATCAAGCGGTATCCGAAGCACCGCCAGGTGCCGGAGGTTGACTTTCTCGCGGCGGAGAATCTATTCCTCTCCGGCGAGTTCGCCGATGCGATCAAGCGATATCGCACTTTTCTTGAGGCTTACCCGAAGAGTCCCGACGCCGATCGCGCATCCTATCGAATGGGCCTCGCCTATCACCGCCTGGGGCAGTTCGACGAGGCCGTTCCCCTGCTTGAGAAAAGCCTGGAGAGCAAGGATGCCGCGAGCTTCGCATCAGCGATGCCGGCGCTGGGCGATGCCTTCTTTGAGCTCGGCCGCTGGCAGCAGGCTGACGGAATACTGACCGATTACGTCAAAGACCATGCAAAAGCCGACGGCGAGGATTCCGCGATGCTCAAGTGTGCCCTCGCCCGGCAGCGAATGGAGAAGTTCGACGCTGCGCTGGACATGCTGAGTCGCCTGACCAGTGAGCATCCCGAAAGTCCGCATACCCTTCAGGCGATCTTCGAGACAGGGCAGTGCCTTGCGGCGCTCGGCCGCAGCGACGATGCGGAGAAGCGTTTCACGCAGGTACTGGACCTCGATGAGAACTCCCGCTTTGCCTCGCACGCCCTCCGCCATCTCGGGCAAATTGCCCAGGCCCGGGGCGATCATGACAAAGCGGCCGAGTACCTCGCCAAAGCAGATGAGGGCCTTCCGAAAGACCTCGCCGATGATGCGCGCTACAGCCGTGCCCAATCGCTCATGGCGGCAAAGAAGTACGCCGACGCGGAAAAGCTTCTGCGCGGTCTTGCGAAGAAAGCAAAAGACCCTTCCCGAAGGCTCGCCGTCAACGCCAGCCTGTCCATCGCGGTCTCGCGACAGGACCGGAGCGACGAAGCCCTGAGGCTGATCGCCGATCTTGACGTGTCCGAGTTGCCGCCGGCGATGCGCGATGCGATTCGCTATGAGCGGGCATGGTGCCTAAAGCAGCTCGGCAGGACCGACGACGCAATGACCGCCTACCGCGATTTGATCGACGGCGACTCAGCAAATCCCGCCAACCCGCACGCTCTTCTCGAACTCGCCGTCATGGAGGACGCGGCCGGTCATCGCAAAAAGGCAGCGGAGCTTTACCGGCGTGCGCAGGATGCCGCGACTCATGCTGGTGATGCTGCGGCTTCGGACGTTGCCGAGCAGGCCGCCTATCGACTGGGCGTGTGCGAATTCGAGCAGGGCAACTTCGCCGAAGCGGCCTCGCAGCTCGACAAATTCACCAAGGAGCACTCAGGCAGCACCATGGCCCTCTCGGCCCACGCCCTTTGCGGAGAGTCCCTGTTCAAGCTCAATCGCCACGCGGCCGCCGTCGAGCATTTTCAAGTCGTCATCGACAAGGGCTCCGCCGACTCGGGCTTTGCCGGCGCGCTCTTGCGAATTGCCGAGTGCCAGTCCGCCCTTCAGCGCTGGGCGATTGGCGAAAAGCACTTCGCCGATTACCTCAAGCAATTCCCCGAAGCCGAGAATGCGTACCAGGCCGCGTTCGGCCTTGCCTGGTGTCAGGAAAACCAGGGCCGGCTCGATGAGGCCGTCAAAGGCTATCGGCGCGTCATCGAGATCCATCAGGGCCCGACCGCTGCCCGGGCACAATTCCAGATTGGTGAATGCCTGTTTGCCGGTAAGAAGTATGAAGACGCGGCCCGCGAGCTGATGAAGGTGGACATTCTCTACGCATACCCCGAGTGGAGCGCGGCAGCGCTCTACGAGGCGGGCCGGTGCTTTGCAAAGCTGTCGAGGCACGTGGAAGCCCGACGTCAATTTGAGCAGGTATCAAAGAAGTACGCCAACACCCGTTGGGCCGCGTTGGCAGCCGAGCAGTTGCGCGAAGCAGTGGCCGGCGTGCCCGGGCACTAA
- a CDS encoding MotA/TolQ/ExbB proton channel family protein encodes MNVTQLCGLLSAGLLAQSSATPPIGGDAHMSAQSVWEFVIKGGPMMIPIGLCSLVALAVFTERMASLRRSRIIPAGFMNGLKGLLRDVDEDREQALSYCEKDASPLAAIVSAGIKRLGRSVDVVEKYVRDAGEREVFKLRKHMRILAVIASISTLLGLLGTITGMITAFQTVAASADAMGKTELLAKGIYQAMITTAAGLMVAIPVVLAYNWLASRIDGLVNEMDAIAVEFVEEFAELPETRRAAADEPEDIRFNPKAAAAVGG; translated from the coding sequence ATGAACGTGACACAACTATGCGGTCTCTTAAGTGCAGGACTTTTGGCCCAGTCTTCAGCCACGCCGCCCATTGGTGGTGACGCGCACATGTCGGCTCAATCGGTGTGGGAGTTTGTCATCAAAGGCGGGCCGATGATGATCCCCATCGGCCTCTGCTCGTTGGTCGCGCTGGCGGTGTTCACGGAGCGGATGGCCAGCCTCCGCCGATCGCGCATCATTCCCGCGGGCTTCATGAACGGCCTCAAGGGCCTTCTGCGCGATGTCGACGAGGACCGCGAACAGGCACTCTCGTATTGCGAAAAAGATGCCAGCCCACTGGCGGCGATCGTCAGCGCAGGCATCAAGCGGCTGGGTCGATCGGTGGATGTGGTGGAGAAGTACGTCCGGGATGCCGGCGAGCGCGAAGTGTTCAAGCTGCGCAAGCACATGCGCATCCTCGCCGTCATTGCCTCGATCTCCACCCTGCTCGGCCTGCTCGGCACCATCACCGGAATGATCACCGCTTTCCAGACCGTCGCCGCTTCCGCCGACGCCATGGGCAAGACGGAACTCCTCGCCAAAGGCATCTACCAGGCGATGATCACTACCGCCGCCGGTCTCATGGTCGCCATTCCCGTCGTGCTGGCCTACAACTGGCTCGCCTCGCGAATCGACGGTCTCGTCAATGAAATGGACGCGATTGCCGTCGAGTTCGTCGAGGAATTCGCCGAGTTGCCCGAGACGCGCAGGGCCGCAGCC